Within the Bacteroidota bacterium genome, the region ATTCCACTTTGCGTTCACGCTGCCAGCGATCCTCATGTTGAAGGTCGTGGGCCCCCGCGTCGCCGCTCGCGACGCGATGAAGGCAGGCGTGTCGCTCCTCACCATCACCACCATCGCCTTCGTCTACACGACCCCGTGGGACAACTACCTCGTGGAGACGCAGGTGTGGGGCTATGGTCCTGGTCGCGTGCTAGGCACGGTCGGCCACGTTCCCATTGAGGAATACCTCTTTTTCATTCTCCAGCCGCTCCTGACCGGCCTGTGGCTCTTCCGCCTGTTGTGGCGCGAGGCCCCCGGTACCGGCTGGACCACCGCGACCTTCCTCGAAGCCCCCTCGCGGGCTGCTCGCTGGGCAGGTGTCGCCCTCTGGCTCGCTGCTTCCGTGTGGGGCCTCTTCCTGCTCGCGGAGGATTCGACGCGCTACCTCGCGCTCATCCTTGTCTGGGCCGCCCCCGTGATTGCCTTCCAGTGGGCTTACGGCGGGCACCACCTCTGGCGTTTCCGCCGCCTCGCTGCGCTTGCCGTCGCCGTGCCGACCCTCTACCTCTGGGTAGCTGACTGGATCGCGTTGGCGCTAGGCATCTGGCATATCTCGGAGACATACACGACGGGGCTTGCCCTCTTCGGGCTGCCCATCGAAGAAGCGCTGTTCTTCCTTGTCACCAACATCCTCGTCGTGCAAGGTCTCCTGCTGATGCTGCACACCTGGAAGGTGCCATCGCTTCTGGACGCGAGGCCCGTCCACCGAAGCTCGACGCAGCGCATCGGCGACGCGGGCTCTGCCAGCCGCGCGGAGCCTTTGACGGCATGAGTGACGGAGGCGGTGGTAGGTTTCGGAAACCTGTTTCACCGCCTCTGACATGCCCCGTCTCCACCCTGCTGTCCTCGTCGGATGGGGCAGCGTTGCGCTACTGACAGCGCTGGTCCTCGTCGGCGTTGAGCCTGACGGCCTGTGGATTTACCTGCCCTTCTTGCTGAGCGTCGTCCTGCTCGGGCTACCACACGGGGCTGTAGACCACGTGGTGCTGCTGCGTCTCCGGGGTGCGCCGTTCCGGGCAGGACCGCTGCTGCGCGTGCTCACACCGTACCTCGCCATCGGCCTGGCGTACCTGGCGGTGTGGTTTGCGATGCCGGTCGTGGCATTCGTGTCGTTTATCGCACTGACGTGGGCACACTGGGGACAGGGCGACGTGCACAGCCTGCTCACCCTCACCGGCGGCGGGCATCTCGCGCATCGCTGGCAGCGCGTCTGGGCCCTCGTTGTGCGTGGGGCACTGCCGATGTTCGTACCACTCCTGGCGTTTCCTGAGGTCTACCTCGCGGTGGCCGACGCCGTCGCGGGCGTGATCGCGGAGGACACAGGCCTTCCGGCCATGCTGCCCCGGCCGGTCCTACTGGCAGGGGCGCTCGCCTACGGGTTGATCGTGCTTGGCTACCTTGCCGCCGGATTCCGAGCAGCAGGACGAACGCACCGGCAGGCCTGGGTGCTGGATGCTGCGGAAGTCGCGCTGCTGACTGCGTTCTTCGTGACGGTGCACCCGCTGCTGGCGGTCGGGGTCTACTTCTGCCTGTGGCACGCGCTCCGGCACGTCGTCCGACTTGCCGCGGTCACCACGGCGGCTCCGCAGGCGCCGCGGCACGGGTGGCTCGCCTCGGCGACGACGTTTGCGGTGCACGCCATCCCCACGACCGCGCTCGCCCTAGTCTTTCTCGCGGGCCTCTACTGGATCGTGCCCGAGCGCCCAACGACGGTGGACGAGTTCATCGGCCTCTACCTCGTGCTCATCGCCGCGCTGACGCTGCCGCACGTGTGGGTGGTCATCCGCATGGACGCCGCCGAGCAGGTCTGGACCCCCTCGGACGGTTCGACGACCTCCCACTAGACCGACCCCCCACGGCCGCCGCCGCGTGGGGCATCGCGCTATCTTGACGGCATGAAGCTCCTCCACTGCGCCGACATTCACCTCGGCTACGAAACCCACGGGCGCATCGACCCCGAGACGGGCCTCAACTCGCGCCTGCTCGACTTCGCGCGCTGCTTCGACGCCATGGTCGAGCGCGCCCTCGCCGAGGACATTGACCTGTTCCTCTTCTGCGGCGATGCCTACCGCACCGCCGACCCCACGCCGACGCAGCAGAAGCTCTTCGCCGAGTGCCTCAAGCCAATCTCGGACGCGGGCATCCCGATCGTGATGGTGATCGGCAACCACGACCACCCCGTGAGCCACGGCAAGGCCTCAGCGGTGGACATCTTCTCCTACCTCCAGGGCGACGTCACAATCGTCCGGCGTCCAACGACGTTCGCGGGCGACACGGTCATCGAGACGAAGTCGGGGCCGCTGCAGCTGGTCGCGCTACCGTGGCCGATCCGCTCGCTCATCCTGGCGAAGGACCAGTACCGCAAGAAGTCGCCGACCGAGATCCGCGAGCTGATCGAGGACGTCTACCTGCGCTACATCGGCGACGCGTGCAGCAAGCTCGACCCGACGCTCCCGGCGGTGCTCGCGGGCCACTTCAGCGTCCACGGCTCCGAACTGGGCGGCTCCGAGCGAGCGAGCCTCATCGCCCACGAGCCCAAGTTCTCCGTCGGCGACCTCGGCGACCTGCGCCTCGACTATGTGGCGCTCGGGCACATCCACAAGTACCAGGACCGCAACCTCGACGCGTCGTCCACGGGCGAGGGGCCTCCGGTCGTCTACTCGTCGTCCATCGAACGGATCTCGTTCAAGGAGGCCGACTCGGACAAGGGCTTCGTGCTCATCACCATCGAGCAGGACGAGGCGGGTCGCAACGGCAAGCGCACGACGTACGAGTTCGTAGACACGCCCGCGCGCCGCTTCGTCTCCGTCGACGCCAACTTCACAGACGCTGACAGCCCCGCTGGCACCCCAACTGCGCAGGCCGATCCGACGGCCTACCTGCTCGGCCGCATCAAGCTCGCCCACCTCGACGAGGCCGTGGTGCGGGTGCGCTACCGCATCGACGACGCGCAGGCTTCGCTGGTGGACCACACGCTGCTCCGCGAGGCCCTGGCCCCCGCCAACACCATCGCCGCCATCGAGCGGATCGTAGACCCGTCCACGCGCGAGCGGCGCACCACCGTCCGCCGCGATGCCTCGCTGAAGGACGCGCTCGAACAGTACATCGCCCAGCACGACACACTCACCAAGCTCAAAGACGATCTCGTGGAAGCCGCGCTGAAGCTGGAGCAAGAACTGTAGGACTTAAGATTGGACGATTTTGGATTTATGATTTGACATGACCAATCAAAGATCGAAAATCATCAATCAACCATCGCTATTCTCGATCATCATCCCTGCGTTGGACGAGGAAGCGACACTGCCTGCGACGCTGGCCAGCGTGGCCCAGCAGACCGGCCCCGTGGAGGTGATCGTAGCCGACGGGGGCTCGACGGACGACACGCGAGGGGTAGCGGAGGCGCACGGCGCGGCGGTAGTGCGGGCTCCCCGAGGCCGGGCCTCGCAGATGAACGCGGGCGCGGCGGCTGCCTCGGGCGCGGCGCTGCTCTTCCTTCACGCTGACACCGCGCTCCACCCGCGCGCCCTCGCGCTGGCCCGTGCGACCCTCGCGGACCCGGCCGTGGCCGGCGGCTGCTTCCGTACGACCTTCGACCGCGACAGTGTGTGGCTGCGCCTCTGGTCGTCCCGGACCGTGATGCAGTGGTGGCGCTTCGCCTTCGGCGACCGCGCCCCGTTCACGCGCCGCGCCACGTTCGACGCCATCGGCGGCATCCCGGCGCAGCCCATCTTCGAAGACCTCGACTTCGTGAAGGCGCTCCGGCGTCAGGGCCGCTTCGTCTTGCTGGACACCCCGGTACAAACGTCGGCGCGGCGCTTCGAACGCTATGGACACGTCGGACAGCAACTTCGCAACAGCGTGCTCTGGAGCGCGTGGTGCCTCGGCATCTCGCCCGAGCGCTGTGTGCGGTTCTATCCCGCGCAGCAGACCGAGCGAGAGTAGCAACCGTCGGTGCTACGCTGGTTCGAGCGGCGCAGCGAAGGCATGGAGCCAGGCGTGGGCGGCCTCGTCCTGATACTCGACGCGCGTGAGACCGAACCGATCAGCGAGACGAGGAAGCAGACGGTCCGCAGCCTCCGCGAGCGAGACAGGCTGCCCCGTCTCCTCGGCAAGCGACGTCACGCCGCGGTCGGCGATGCCGCACGGCACGATGTGATCGAACCAGCCGAGGTCGGTGGCCACGTTGAGCGCGAGGCCGTGCATGGTCACCCAGCGGCTGCACCGGATGCCCATCGCGCACACCTTGCGCTCGGGACCGCGACCGTCGGGGCCAATCCAGACGCCCGTGCGGCCGTCCACCCGCCCAGCGTCGAGGCCGTAGCTAGCACACGTCTCGATGATGGCCTCTTCGAGTTCGCGGAGGTAGCGGTGGATGTCCGAGCCACGCTTGCCGTCGGCGTAGGCGATGCGGTCGAGGTCGAGGATCGGGTAGGCGACGAGTTGGCCTGGCCCGTGGAACGTGATGTCGCCGCCGCGGTCGGTCGGGACGAACGTCGCCCCGACTTTGGCGAGGGCCGCTTCGGAGCGCAGGAGGTGCGCCGCGTCGCCGTTCTTGCCGAGCGTGTAGACCGGCGGGTGCTCGACCACCAGGACGACGTGCGGCAGGCCGTCCGCCTTGCCCGCCCGCTTTGCCGCAATGAGCCGCGCCTGCACGCGCCGCTGTAGGTCCCAGGCGTCGCGGTAGCCCACGCGGCCGAGGCGACAGACGACGAGGGAATCCGACATAGCAGCGGGAGCGCAAGGCTGAGGACAAGGGAGCCGTCTCGGTAGCCGTCAGACCGCGCGGCGTTCCCTTTGAGCCTTGGTGCAGACACGCCGTACCACAACGAGGGCCGAGGCAACCATGTGCCTCGGCCCTCGTCACTGAGTGAAAGCAGACTTACGGGTCTGCGCGCTCAGCAGTTTGCTTGATGTCGGTCACTTGACGACGGTCATCCGGCCCGTCTGCGTCTGCACGTCGGCGGCCATGCGGGCCTCGACCTGGTAGACGTAGGTCCCGGACGCCAGCGCCGACGCTTCGATCTCGACGCCCTGCGCGGCGCCAGCCATCACCGAGCGCTGCACCGCCATCACCTCGCGGCCGAGCACGTCGTAGACGCGCACGGTCACCTCGGCGTCGGCGGGCAGGCCGAAGCCGATGCGCGCGTTCGTGGCGAACGGGTTGGGGTAGGCACCGTCGAGCGTGAGCGCGGTCGGGAGCGCCTCGGCGCCCGCCGTGCCTGCGCGGACGCCTTCGGGCAGATCCGTGGCCGGGAGCAGCGCAGCGCGGCCGTTCGGCAGCACCGCAAGCAGGCCGAAGCCCGCGCCATCCTGGTCGTCGTCTGGCGAGAGGAAGCCCGAGGCGAGGATCGTGAAGGCGGCCCCACCAGCCCCGCTCAGGTCAGCCGCGAACGACGCGATCGGCGCACCGCCCGCCGGGGCGATGTCGATCGTGTAGGCGTCCGGCGCCACACCGACGTAGCCGGTGATGTCCTGGAACGTCACCGTGGCGAGCGTCGCCACGTCGCGGGCGATCACGTCGACGGTCGGCGCGTCCGGCGAGCCGTGCACGACGGCGAACTCGACGAGCGACGGGTCCGAGGCCATCATGCGGGACGGCGTGTTGATGAGCAGCGTGAAGGCCGTCGAGACCTCGTCCGGGTTCATCGAGAAGGCGTCCGGGTCGAGGACGCCCGCGGCGATCACCTGGTAGTTGACGCCCGCGTCGAGGACGAGCGGGAACGTGTCGAGCGCCTCTTCGACGCTCTCCGAGTTGCCCGGCGCAACCGCGACCTCGATGGCCGTCTCGGCGGGCAGCGGGAGGTACGGCGTGGCGCGGCGGAACGGGAGGTCGTCCACGGCCAGTTCACCGTCGAGGTAGATGTCGACCACTTCAGCCGCAGGGTCCGGGCTGTTGTGGATGATCTGCACCGGCGCGGTCGCTCCAGAAGCCGCCTGAAGCAACTCGGTGCGCCCCGTCGGCGTGACGGCGAGGAGGCCGAAGGCTGCCCCATCCTGGTCGTCTTCCGGCGTCAGGAAGCCCGAGGCGAGCACGATGCCTGCGCCGCCGCCCTGACCGTTGAACGGCGCTTTGAACGACGCCACCACGAAATCGACACCGGCTGGCTTGACGTCGATGATGTAGTCAGCTTCGGGGACCGTGATGAGGCCCGAGATGTCAGTGAAGGCCGCCGTGACGAGCGTCGTCACGCCGCGCGCCTCGATGTCGACCGTCGGCGCGTCAGGGGAACCGTGGTTGATCGAGAAGCCGACCGAGCCCTCCTCGACCGTCGTGGCGGCCTCAGCCTCCGCGAGCAGCGTGAAGGCCGTCGGGACCTCGTCCGGGTTCATCGAGAACGCGGTCGGGTCTAGGACCCCGGTGGCGATGAGGCGGTAGTTGACGCCCTCTTCGAGCATGAACGGGAAAGTGCCGAGCGTCTCCTCGGCGCTGGCCGAGGTGCCCGGCGCCACGTCGATCAGCAACTCGACGCCCGCAGGCAGGTCGAGGAACGGCGTGGCGGTACGGAAGACGAAGTCGTTGATGGCGAGGTCGCCGTTGATGTAGACGTCGACCACTTCGGCGCCGGGATCCGGGCTGTTGTGGATGACCTGAACCTGGGCAGTCTGCGCGAGCGCAAGACCGGGGATGAGCAGCGCGCACAGCGCCGCCAAGCGTAGAGAGATCCGCATGGGTAGGAGAGAGGAAAGAGAGGAGGTGCAAATGCGAAGGGGAGCGTGTCCCTTCGGGGCGCAGTAGGTTTCCCGCGTCATGCCAGGATCAGCTCGTGCCTTGCGTGTCCGATGGGACTGGCACGCTTGGTCCGGGCACGTCCCGCGCGAGGACGCCACTGCGCCGCTGTGCGTCACGGCGCATCAAGTCCTTTACCCTCGACGTTTCAACCCTACCTAGTCGACGCGGTTTTTTTCCTAATTGTCGCCCAGAACCTACGTCCCGGCCTCAGAAGAACAGCACGTCGTCCACCTCGAACGTCGTCGTGCCACCTCGGTTGGCGAAGAGGGCGAGGTGGACGAGGTCGGCCCCCGTCCATTCCAAGGGCTGGCCGTAGCCCTCCTGCCTGAACTGGCTGAAGGGAACGTCGAATCGGGTCCACTCGGCGGTAGTCAGCGTGACGTAGGCGTTGAAATGGTCGTGATCGTCCACGCGCGCCGAGCCGAGCTGGACGATGTAGGTCCCCGGCGTGCCCCGCAGCGCGAGGCGTACCCCTTCGAAGGCCCGCGCATCGAAGCCCGCGACGGAAGACGTGAGGCGCGCAACGGTGCCCGCCACATCGGTGGGGCCAGGCGCAGCGGGGCGCGTCGCCTCGACGGTGAGGTGGTACTGCGATGCCGCCTGCATGCCGCCGGGCTGCGCATACACCCGCGTCTCGGCCTGGCCATCGGCCAGTGCGTGCCACACAGCCTCGACCCGGGCACGGTCCTCAAAGTCCTCCACGTAGCCGCCGACTCCGTCCACGACGCTCACGCGGAGGCTCGGCGTTGCCACCTCCTCGGCCGCGTCTTCCGTCGGCACTCCAGCACCGTCCCCTACAGGCTGACACGCCACAAACGTGAGCACGAAGATCCAGGCGAAGAGCAAGAGACCAAGGCGGCGCATGAGTTCGGCGGGTGCGGTTGGGATCAATGACGTCTGTCGTCTATCCAAACAACACGCCAACGCGTGTCACCCTGGCCGGACGGAATGCAAGGGCCTGATCTTGTGCGTGCATACGCTCGTGGCGTACCAGCACGAGTCTGCCCCAACGCTGCCCGACCGGCTCGTCTCACTCTGCCGGGTGCGGCCTACCCACCGCGGGGCCACGTGACGATGGGCGCTAGATCCGCGCGAGGTGCTCGCTCGGAATCGGCTGCACGTAGGCCGGGTTGAGCGTTTCCTCGTGCACGCCGAAGAGGCCCGTTCCCCGGAAGTCGACCACGACGAAACCGTCTACCTCACCGACGACCTCGCCGACGCCGTAGAAGGGCGGCATGGGGCCGTAGTAGACGAGATCGCCCTTGTCCAGATGAGACGCCGCGCGCGCCGCGCGGTAGTACGGCAGCACTACGGGCAGTTCGTCGAGCCGGTAGGGGACTCGGTTGGGCATCTGCGCAGGCCGTAGGGCGGAGTCGAGGAACGGAGAAGTAAAACCAGCCGCAATCTACGGGCGAGGTGCACCTAGGTTCGGGGCTAGACACCCAAGGGCGAGTCGGGCAGAACCATCTCGTTTCTGAAATCGTTCAACTCGGCCTACTCAGGGAGAACCCTACACAGGGTCCTCGGTATAGGCGCAGGCACACCCGCCCTCCTCCTTCCCTCCTGCTCCTATTGCCATGGTCACCGACCGCAAGATTCTGGACCGCCAGGTTGGACGCAACGCTCAGCTCTTTGCCGAGTCGATTGCCACGCTCGGCTCGAAGGAAGAGCGCTTCCCCTACCTTCGCATCCTCGTGTCGCTCGTGGAGCAGGCCCACCCAGAGTGGAACCAGGCGCCGGAGAAAGACCGCCAGATCGCGCAGCTCGTTCACATGATGAGCAACAGAACATTGGACCGCGGCGAGGTTGCCGATGTGGTGCGGGTCCGCGACGAGGAACGCGGCATCTTCTACGAGTAGGGCTCCCACGAGTAGCTCCGCCCCCAAGCGCGCGGCCATGAGGACGGCCAGTGCTGTGCAGAGAACCCCGAGGCTGGCCTAGGGCGTGTGGACAATCGGTCTGATCGGCGCTCATGGCCTCCGTTCGGCCTCCGCTGCGTTCCACTCGTCCCCCGATCCTACAGGATCGCGCTCCTCGTGCGCCTTTCGGAGACGCAAACGGCGTCTCGTGAGCACCTGACCCGATCAATGTCCACACGCCCTAGCCGAAGTCTGTCGGCTTCGCAGTTTAGCCCTATGCAGCGACACGCTTCCGATACGCGAGCGCTGTCTATATGCTCTAAACGCATTCAGCGCAGAGGAATTGGTGCAGGGGCGCGACAGAATGGGGCGCCAATCCCTACCCTGGGAGCGCGGTGCGGTCCTTCTGCCGCCACCGTTGCTCTACCCACGGCGCCTCGCCCCTCTCTCGACCCCTCCCATGCTCCACCCGCGTCGCTCCTGGCGTATCCTCGCCGGGGCGTTCCTCCTTGCGCTCGTCGCCGCGCCCTGGCTAGCCGGCTGCGACTTCCTCCGCAGCTCCGACGACACCACCCCGCTGACGCCCACACCCGTCGGGCCCACCGACCTCCGCTATCCCCTGCAGCTCGTCGACGGGCGGTACCTCGCGGACGCTAGCGGGACGCCCGTCTTCCTCAGCGGCGACGCCGCCTGGTCGGCCATCGCCAACCTCACCCGTGAGGAAATGGTTCGCTACCTCGACGACCGCGAGGCACGCGGCGTCAACGCGGTCTACGTCAACCTCATCGAGGCGGCGTTCTCGAACCAGACGCCGCCGCATACCAACGTCTACGGCGACCCGCCCTTCAACTCGACGGTCGACGGCGTCGAGCTGGACTTCACCGATCCCAACGAGGCCTACTGGACGCTGGTCGATGACTTCCTCGCCTACGCCGAGGCGCGCGGCATCGTCGTTTTCGCCTTTCCCGCCTACGCTGGCTGGCAGCAGGGCAACGACGGCTGGGGCAGCGGCATCGACGCCAACGGGCCAGACAACCTACGCACCTATGGCACCTTTCTCGGTGCCCGCTACCGCACGCAGCCCAACATCGTGTGGGCCGCCGGTGGCGACTGGGGACCGACCGGCCCATTCGACCTCGTCGCCGAATACGACGCGCTCAAAGGTGGCATCCGGGACGCTGGCGCCTCGCAGCTTTGGACCGGACACGGCGGCCAAGAGAGCGGCCTCGACGTCTATGGCTACCTCGGCCTCGACATGAACACGACGTACCGCTACCCGCCGCAGGAAGTCCCGGAGGCCGTCATCAACGACTACTTCCGCGACGACCGCCTCCCGTTCGTCTTCTTCGAAGGCTACTACGAGGGCGAGTTCGACGTGACGCCGCGGGAGCTGCGCTACCAGGCCTACATCAGCATCCTCGGCGGCGCGTTCGGGCATTTCTATGGCAACAGCCCGATCTGGTTTTTCGGCGACGGCTGGGAGGACGCGCTCGACGCGCCCGGCGCCCGCTCGATGACGCACCTGGCGAGCCTCATGCGCTCGCGCCCCTTCGCGCGGCTGATACCCGACTATGAGTTCGAGCCGGAATCGGCGCTCCGCGGCGGGCGCGGCGACCTCGACATGGGCTATGCGGTGATCTCGGTTGCCAACGACGGCTCCTCGCTGGTCGCCTATGCCCCGGATGAGCGCGCCATCACGCTCGACTTGGGCGTCCTCGCCGACGACACCGCCCAGCTCTGGTGCTTCGACCCTGCCACCGGGGCCTCGACGGATCTCGGCACCGGGACCGGCACGCAGACCTTTGAAGCGTGCGCCTCGTCGGAGGACTACGTCATCGTGGCCGACGCGGCCAGCCGCGACTTTGCGGCACCAGGGACGTCACGGTTTACCGAGTAACGCTACCCTCTCGTCTGACTATGCGGCGGCTCGTCTGACTATGCGGCGGCAGGGCTTCGGTCTCGCCGCCGCGCTGCATTATCGGGGCTCGCTATTCGATAATGCGGTCCTGGTTGGCCTCGACGAAGCTCTTCCAGTTCTTGAACTTGCCCGTCGGGCCCTGGTGGACGCGGTGGCCGTGGCAGAGCGCGACAGCGAGCGCGTCGGAGGCGTCGAGGCCCCGCGACTCGGTGAGCGCGAGGAGGCTCTTCACCATGTACCACACCTGCTGTTTGGTCGCGTTGCCGTTGCCCGTGACCGACTTCTTGACTTCCTTCGGAGTGTACTGCGTGACCGGCAACTCGCGGTGCATCGCGGCGAGCATCACGGCCGCCTGCGCGCGCCCGAGCTTGAGCATCGACTGGGCGTTTTGCCCGTAGACGGGCATCTCGACGGCACACTCGTCTGGCAGCGTCGCCTCGATGACCTCGGTGAGGCGCGCGTAGATCACGCTGAGCCGCTGCGCGTGCGCCATCTTCGGCGAGAGGTCGATCGCGCCGTAGTCGAGGATGCGCTCCTTCTGCCCGACGATCTCCACGACGCCGTAGCCCGTATGCCGCGTGCCAGGGTCCACTCCTAAGACAATCATGGGCCGAGGACGATCATGTCTGTTTCGTGTTGCGTGTTGCGTATCGGCTGCCTTGAACACGCAGCACGAAATACGCAACACATCGTAAGGCTCACGGCTTCGTTCTACCCGGATCAGGCCAACGCTGCCATCGTCTCGTCGTCCATGTCGAGGGTCGAGTAGACGGCCTGGACGTCGTCGAGGTCTTCGAGGCGGTCGAGGAGCTTGAGCACCTTCGCGGCCTCGTCGGGCGCGAGCTTGGTCGTAGTCGAGGCGATCATCTGTAGGCCGGAGTCGTCGGTCGGGGCGAGGCCCTCGGCTTCGAGCGCGTCGCGGACGGCGGCGAACTCCTCGGGCGGCGTCGTGACCACGAACACGTCGTCCTCGCGGCGGAGGTCCTCCGCGCCCGCGTCGGCCACGAGCAGGAACAGGTCCTCCTCCTCGTTGCCCTCGGCGGGGACTTCGAGGATGCCTTTGCGGTCGAACTGGAACGCGACCGAGCCCGACGTGCCGAGGTTGCCACCGGCCTTGCTGAAGGCGTGGCGCACCTCCGAGACGGTGCGGTTGGTGTTGTCCGTGAGCGTCTCCACGTAGACGGCGATGCCATGCGGGCCGTAGCCCTCGTAGGTCATCTCCTCATAGTCAGCCCCGGCGATCTCGCCTGTGCCCCGCTTGATGGCGCGCTCGACGTTGTCCTTCGGCATGTTCTCCGCCTTCGCCTTGTCGATGGCGAGCGCGAGTTTCGGGTTCATGCCAGCGTCGCCGCCGCCCTCGCGGGCCGCGACCATGATGTCACGCGTGATGCGCGCCCAGGCCTTCGACTTCTTGGCGTCGGTGGCGGCCTTTTGCCGCTTGATCTTCGACCATTTGTTGTGACCAGCCATGCTGTGGAGCGAGA harbors:
- a CDS encoding lycopene cyclase domain-containing protein, with protein sequence MTYLQFHFAFTLPAILMLKVVGPRVAARDAMKAGVSLLTITTIAFVYTTPWDNYLVETQVWGYGPGRVLGTVGHVPIEEYLFFILQPLLTGLWLFRLLWREAPGTGWTTATFLEAPSRAARWAGVALWLAASVWGLFLLAEDSTRYLALILVWAAPVIAFQWAYGGHHLWRFRRLAALAVAVPTLYLWVADWIALALGIWHISETYTTGLALFGLPIEEALFFLVTNILVVQGLLLMLHTWKVPSLLDARPVHRSSTQRIGDAGSASRAEPLTA
- a CDS encoding Brp/Blh family beta-carotene 15,15'-dioxygenase; the encoded protein is MPRLHPAVLVGWGSVALLTALVLVGVEPDGLWIYLPFLLSVVLLGLPHGAVDHVVLLRLRGAPFRAGPLLRVLTPYLAIGLAYLAVWFAMPVVAFVSFIALTWAHWGQGDVHSLLTLTGGGHLAHRWQRVWALVVRGALPMFVPLLAFPEVYLAVADAVAGVIAEDTGLPAMLPRPVLLAGALAYGLIVLGYLAAGFRAAGRTHRQAWVLDAAEVALLTAFFVTVHPLLAVGVYFCLWHALRHVVRLAAVTTAAPQAPRHGWLASATTFAVHAIPTTALALVFLAGLYWIVPERPTTVDEFIGLYLVLIAALTLPHVWVVIRMDAAEQVWTPSDGSTTSH
- a CDS encoding exonuclease SbcCD subunit D, producing MKLLHCADIHLGYETHGRIDPETGLNSRLLDFARCFDAMVERALAEDIDLFLFCGDAYRTADPTPTQQKLFAECLKPISDAGIPIVMVIGNHDHPVSHGKASAVDIFSYLQGDVTIVRRPTTFAGDTVIETKSGPLQLVALPWPIRSLILAKDQYRKKSPTEIRELIEDVYLRYIGDACSKLDPTLPAVLAGHFSVHGSELGGSERASLIAHEPKFSVGDLGDLRLDYVALGHIHKYQDRNLDASSTGEGPPVVYSSSIERISFKEADSDKGFVLITIEQDEAGRNGKRTTYEFVDTPARRFVSVDANFTDADSPAGTPTAQADPTAYLLGRIKLAHLDEAVVRVRYRIDDAQASLVDHTLLREALAPANTIAAIERIVDPSTRERRTTVRRDASLKDALEQYIAQHDTLTKLKDDLVEAALKLEQEL
- a CDS encoding TIGR04283 family arsenosugar biosynthesis glycosyltransferase; translated protein: MTNQRSKIINQPSLFSIIIPALDEEATLPATLASVAQQTGPVEVIVADGGSTDDTRGVAEAHGAAVVRAPRGRASQMNAGAAAASGAALLFLHADTALHPRALALARATLADPAVAGGCFRTTFDRDSVWLRLWSSRTVMQWWRFAFGDRAPFTRRATFDAIGGIPAQPIFEDLDFVKALRRQGRFVLLDTPVQTSARRFERYGHVGQQLRNSVLWSAWCLGISPERCVRFYPAQQTERE
- the lipB gene encoding lipoyl(octanoyl) transferase LipB, whose product is MSDSLVVCRLGRVGYRDAWDLQRRVQARLIAAKRAGKADGLPHVVLVVEHPPVYTLGKNGDAAHLLRSEAALAKVGATFVPTDRGGDITFHGPGQLVAYPILDLDRIAYADGKRGSDIHRYLRELEEAIIETCASYGLDAGRVDGRTGVWIGPDGRGPERKVCAMGIRCSRWVTMHGLALNVATDLGWFDHIVPCGIADRGVTSLAEETGQPVSLAEAADRLLPRLADRFGLTRVEYQDEAAHAWLHAFAAPLEPA
- a CDS encoding DUF4397 domain-containing protein is translated as MRISLRLAALCALLIPGLALAQTAQVQVIHNSPDPGAEVVDVYINGDLAINDFVFRTATPFLDLPAGVELLIDVAPGTSASAEETLGTFPFMLEEGVNYRLIATGVLDPTAFSMNPDEVPTAFTLLAEAEAATTVEEGSVGFSINHGSPDAPTVDIEARGVTTLVTAAFTDISGLITVPEADYIIDVKPAGVDFVVASFKAPFNGQGGGAGIVLASGFLTPEDDQDGAAFGLLAVTPTGRTELLQAASGATAPVQIIHNSPDPAAEVVDIYLDGELAVDDLPFRRATPYLPLPAETAIEVAVAPGNSESVEEALDTFPLVLDAGVNYQVIAAGVLDPDAFSMNPDEVSTAFTLLINTPSRMMASDPSLVEFAVVHGSPDAPTVDVIARDVATLATVTFQDITGYVGVAPDAYTIDIAPAGGAPIASFAADLSGAGGAAFTILASGFLSPDDDQDGAGFGLLAVLPNGRAALLPATDLPEGVRAGTAGAEALPTALTLDGAYPNPFATNARIGFGLPADAEVTVRVYDVLGREVMAVQRSVMAGAAQGVEIEASALASGTYVYQVEARMAADVQTQTGRMTVVK
- a CDS encoding CIA30 family protein, coding for MRRLGLLLFAWIFVLTFVACQPVGDGAGVPTEDAAEEVATPSLRVSVVDGVGGYVEDFEDRARVEAVWHALADGQAETRVYAQPGGMQAASQYHLTVEATRPAAPGPTDVAGTVARLTSSVAGFDARAFEGVRLALRGTPGTYIVQLGSARVDDHDHFNAYVTLTTAEWTRFDVPFSQFRQEGYGQPLEWTGADLVHLALFANRGGTTTFEVDDVLFF
- a CDS encoding DUF4290 domain-containing protein, which produces MVTDRKILDRQVGRNAQLFAESIATLGSKEERFPYLRILVSLVEQAHPEWNQAPEKDRQIAQLVHMMSNRTLDRGEVADVVRVRDEERGIFYE
- a CDS encoding DUF4038 domain-containing protein, encoding MLHPRRSWRILAGAFLLALVAAPWLAGCDFLRSSDDTTPLTPTPVGPTDLRYPLQLVDGRYLADASGTPVFLSGDAAWSAIANLTREEMVRYLDDREARGVNAVYVNLIEAAFSNQTPPHTNVYGDPPFNSTVDGVELDFTDPNEAYWTLVDDFLAYAEARGIVVFAFPAYAGWQQGNDGWGSGIDANGPDNLRTYGTFLGARYRTQPNIVWAAGGDWGPTGPFDLVAEYDALKGGIRDAGASQLWTGHGGQESGLDVYGYLGLDMNTTYRYPPQEVPEAVINDYFRDDRLPFVFFEGYYEGEFDVTPRELRYQAYISILGGAFGHFYGNSPIWFFGDGWEDALDAPGARSMTHLASLMRSRPFARLIPDYEFEPESALRGGRGDLDMGYAVISVANDGSSLVAYAPDERAITLDLGVLADDTAQLWCFDPATGASTDLGTGTGTQTFEACASSEDYVIVADAASRDFAAPGTSRFTE
- the ruvC gene encoding crossover junction endodeoxyribonuclease RuvC produces the protein MIVLGVDPGTRHTGYGVVEIVGQKERILDYGAIDLSPKMAHAQRLSVIYARLTEVIEATLPDECAVEMPVYGQNAQSMLKLGRAQAAVMLAAMHRELPVTQYTPKEVKKSVTGNGNATKQQVWYMVKSLLALTESRGLDASDALAVALCHGHRVHQGPTGKFKNWKSFVEANQDRIIE